Proteins encoded by one window of Aphis gossypii isolate Hap1 chromosome X, ASM2018417v2, whole genome shotgun sequence:
- the LOC114129918 gene encoding uncharacterized protein LOC114129918 isoform X1 gives MSEVSGFIDEESIKGRFGWILIEGHPISIITRIINGEHLKFVSVLMAEMLLIRNYLHYFNPDIYKCFSVKGYYITNSEAKILNYINKQFYSSMFHEFIAGKDCIVRLEDAQEFYKFVCVCYNKIQSNINDHKIQFGCIKFFSRFIPYYTKEGQKYLPLFYFTNPNDPSIGDVELKNWDLAYLKFCFKVMGIFDQLYNMDSCTVISLNNIKNYYPSEKVYEDFWPEDVSNNSHIINLNKHYNKPGVWITNHVEVYSENTLNQLGSSFMPQKISSANNNTTQVNHSEPVNANSVLYPNNTSNIQYDQSTSSEVSQQQQQQQIQSLTSLFSNYTMDE, from the exons atgtcaGAAGTATCTGGATTTATTGATGAAGAAAGTATAAAAG GTAGATTTGGTTGGATATTAATCGAAGGACACCCTATTTCAATCATCACACGGATAATTAATGGAGAACATTTAAAGTTTGTGTCCGTGTTGATGGCAGAAATGCTGCTAATTAGGAACTATTTACACTATTTTAATCCagacatttataaatgtttttctgtGAAAGGTTACTATATTACCAATTCTGaagcaaaaatattaaactatatcaataaacagttttattcAAGTATGTTTCATGAATTCATTGCTGGAAAAGATTGCATTGTCCGTTTAGAAGATGCCCAggagttttataaatttgtatgtgtgtgttataacaaaatacagtcaaatattaatgaccacaaaatacaatttggttgtattaaatttttctcaCGTTTTATTCCATACTATACTAAAGAGGGCCAAAAATATCTTCCACTTTTCTATTTTACAAATCCAAATGACCCATCAATAGGAGATGTGGAACTTAAAAATTGGGATTTAGCTTATCTTAAGTTTTGTTTCAAAGTTATGGGCATCTTtgatcaattatataatatggactCTTGCACTGTAATCagccttaataatattaagaactaTTATCCATCAGAAAAAGTTTATGAGGATTTTTGGCCTGAAGACGTGTCTAATAATTCACATATAATCAATcttaataaacattacaatAAACCAGGTGTCTGGATTACAAACCACGTTGAAGTTTATTCTGAAAATACTTTGAACCAATTA gGTTCTTCATTTATGCCACAAAAAATTAGTTCAGCTAACAATAATACGACCCAAGTAAATCATTCTGAACCAGTTAATGC taattCTGTATTATATCCCAATAATACTTCTAATATTCAATATGATCAATCCACCAGTAGTGAAGTCTCacagcagcaacaacaacaacaaattcAATCGTTAACATCCCTCTTCAGCAATTATACAAtggatgaataa
- the LOC114129918 gene encoding uncharacterized protein LOC114129918 isoform X2, with amino-acid sequence MAEMLLIRNYLHYFNPDIYKCFSVKGYYITNSEAKILNYINKQFYSSMFHEFIAGKDCIVRLEDAQEFYKFVCVCYNKIQSNINDHKIQFGCIKFFSRFIPYYTKEGQKYLPLFYFTNPNDPSIGDVELKNWDLAYLKFCFKVMGIFDQLYNMDSCTVISLNNIKNYYPSEKVYEDFWPEDVSNNSHIINLNKHYNKPGVWITNHVEVYSENTLNQLGSSFMPQKISSANNNTTQVNHSEPVNANSVLYPNNTSNIQYDQSTSSEVSQQQQQQQIQSLTSLFSNYTMDE; translated from the exons ATGGCAGAAATGCTGCTAATTAGGAACTATTTACACTATTTTAATCCagacatttataaatgtttttctgtGAAAGGTTACTATATTACCAATTCTGaagcaaaaatattaaactatatcaataaacagttttattcAAGTATGTTTCATGAATTCATTGCTGGAAAAGATTGCATTGTCCGTTTAGAAGATGCCCAggagttttataaatttgtatgtgtgtgttataacaaaatacagtcaaatattaatgaccacaaaatacaatttggttgtattaaatttttctcaCGTTTTATTCCATACTATACTAAAGAGGGCCAAAAATATCTTCCACTTTTCTATTTTACAAATCCAAATGACCCATCAATAGGAGATGTGGAACTTAAAAATTGGGATTTAGCTTATCTTAAGTTTTGTTTCAAAGTTATGGGCATCTTtgatcaattatataatatggactCTTGCACTGTAATCagccttaataatattaagaactaTTATCCATCAGAAAAAGTTTATGAGGATTTTTGGCCTGAAGACGTGTCTAATAATTCACATATAATCAATcttaataaacattacaatAAACCAGGTGTCTGGATTACAAACCACGTTGAAGTTTATTCTGAAAATACTTTGAACCAATTA gGTTCTTCATTTATGCCACAAAAAATTAGTTCAGCTAACAATAATACGACCCAAGTAAATCATTCTGAACCAGTTAATGC taattCTGTATTATATCCCAATAATACTTCTAATATTCAATATGATCAATCCACCAGTAGTGAAGTCTCacagcagcaacaacaacaacaaattcAATCGTTAACATCCCTCTTCAGCAATTATACAAtggatgaataa
- the LOC126552745 gene encoding uncharacterized protein LOC126552745 isoform X1 encodes MDTLPSDMFYSKYSESDAPISVITEILSENDPIKFENISNQFKALRFTKVRHLAQATLEKASLIKLSGNSLTLLYRAFEMYDKHLDDLQTSAKLENQIGNFIRTQQICKELLNHKPFDVSVVNLLAESNFKCGNYEKSRSYLIIAHILDPNSFQILLNLACNYWKQSRYDYAKFFILEAIKKSTSFNICWIYYAEILVKTNDIAMAEFVYNQILRLQPDSYTVRNNYGKFLLSQNKVENAKKQFKIAQKSANNCEALSNLGDVYYTTKKYDKAILNYHKALEIKPNLKITLFNLGMVYLQITEYQKAVEAFEKTMKLDSENAAALRYLAIAYCYLDNMLKSVETYKRCLELLPDDLEANLELGLVYYHNLNNLHEAENYFKKCIQLCPEREDLYKNLLGVYQQLNKRGDASNVFISLGDLFLKKSDLENARNAFTSALFLNPINTDGHWKLGLTLHKLGHYELAIIRYKKADELAQSLGHLSCYSGVKSK; translated from the exons ATGGATACATTACCATCT gacatgttttattcaaaatattcagaAAGTGATGCACCAATATCTGTCATTACGGAAATCTTGTCAGAAAACGATcctataaa atttgaaaatatctcCAACCAGTTTAAAGCATTAAGATTTACAAAAGTACGACATTTGGCACAAGCAACCTTAGAAAAAGCTAGCTTAATAAAATTGAGTGGTAATTCTTTAACACTGCTTTATAGAGCTTTCGAG atgtatGATAAACACCTTG atgaTCTTCAAACATCTGcaaaattagaaaatcaaaTTGGAAATTTTATCAGAACTCAACAAATATGTAAAGAATTACTTAATCATAAACCTTTTGATGTAAGTGTTGTAAATCTATTGGctgaatcaaattttaaatgcggGAACTATGAAAAATCTCGTAGTTACTTGATAATAGCACACATTTTGGATCCAAATTCTTTCCAAATATTGCTTAACCTTGCATGTAATTATTGGAAACAATCTAGGTATGATTACGCAAAATTTTTCATACTTGAAGCTATAAAGAAGTCAaccagttttaatatttgttggaTTTATTATGctgaaatattagttaaaacaaaTGATATAGCAATGGCTGAATTTGTTTATAACCAGATTTTAAGATTACAACCGGATTCATATACTGTACGAAACAATTATGGAAAATTCCTTCTCTCACAAAACAAAGTAGAAAATGCTAaaaagcaatttaaaattgcCCAAAAAAGTGCCAATAATTGTGAAGCTTTGAGTAATTTAggagatgtatattatacgactaAGAAATATGACAaagctattttaaattatcataaagcTTTAGAAATAAAGcctaatttgaaaataactttgtttaatttgggaatggtttatttacaaataactgAGTACCAAAAAGCAGTTGAGGCATTTGAAAAAACTATGAAATTGGATTCAGAAAATGCTGCAGCTTTAAGATATTTAGCAATtgcatattgttatttagatAACATGTTAAAGTCTGTAGAAACCTACAAAAGATGTTTGGAATTATTACCTGATGATTTGGAAGCTAATTTAGAATTAGGTCTTGTCTATTATCACAACCTAAACAATTTGCATGAagctgaaaattattttaagaaatgtatacaattgtgTCCAGAAAGAGAAGATTTGTACAAGAATCTTCTCGGAGTTTATCAACAGTTAAATAAACGTGGAGATGCATCAAATGTTTTCATATCATtaggtgatttatttttgaaaaaatctgaTCTAGAAAACGCAAGAAATGCATTTACATCtgctttgtttttaaatccTATAAATACTGATGGTCATTGGAAACTCGGACTTACTTTGCATAAACTAGGTCATTATGAATTGGctataattag gtATAAGAAAGCTGATGAATTGGCACAAAGCTTAGGCCATCTTTCATGTTATTCTGGAGTTAAGAGCAAATGA
- the LOC126552745 gene encoding uncharacterized protein LOC126552745 isoform X2: MYDKHLDDLQTSAKLENQIGNFIRTQQICKELLNHKPFDVSVVNLLAESNFKCGNYEKSRSYLIIAHILDPNSFQILLNLACNYWKQSRYDYAKFFILEAIKKSTSFNICWIYYAEILVKTNDIAMAEFVYNQILRLQPDSYTVRNNYGKFLLSQNKVENAKKQFKIAQKSANNCEALSNLGDVYYTTKKYDKAILNYHKALEIKPNLKITLFNLGMVYLQITEYQKAVEAFEKTMKLDSENAAALRYLAIAYCYLDNMLKSVETYKRCLELLPDDLEANLELGLVYYHNLNNLHEAENYFKKCIQLCPEREDLYKNLLGVYQQLNKRGDASNVFISLGDLFLKKSDLENARNAFTSALFLNPINTDGHWKLGLTLHKLGHYELAIIRYKKADELAQSLGHLSCYSGVKSK, encoded by the exons atgtatGATAAACACCTTG atgaTCTTCAAACATCTGcaaaattagaaaatcaaaTTGGAAATTTTATCAGAACTCAACAAATATGTAAAGAATTACTTAATCATAAACCTTTTGATGTAAGTGTTGTAAATCTATTGGctgaatcaaattttaaatgcggGAACTATGAAAAATCTCGTAGTTACTTGATAATAGCACACATTTTGGATCCAAATTCTTTCCAAATATTGCTTAACCTTGCATGTAATTATTGGAAACAATCTAGGTATGATTACGCAAAATTTTTCATACTTGAAGCTATAAAGAAGTCAaccagttttaatatttgttggaTTTATTATGctgaaatattagttaaaacaaaTGATATAGCAATGGCTGAATTTGTTTATAACCAGATTTTAAGATTACAACCGGATTCATATACTGTACGAAACAATTATGGAAAATTCCTTCTCTCACAAAACAAAGTAGAAAATGCTAaaaagcaatttaaaattgcCCAAAAAAGTGCCAATAATTGTGAAGCTTTGAGTAATTTAggagatgtatattatacgactaAGAAATATGACAaagctattttaaattatcataaagcTTTAGAAATAAAGcctaatttgaaaataactttgtttaatttgggaatggtttatttacaaataactgAGTACCAAAAAGCAGTTGAGGCATTTGAAAAAACTATGAAATTGGATTCAGAAAATGCTGCAGCTTTAAGATATTTAGCAATtgcatattgttatttagatAACATGTTAAAGTCTGTAGAAACCTACAAAAGATGTTTGGAATTATTACCTGATGATTTGGAAGCTAATTTAGAATTAGGTCTTGTCTATTATCACAACCTAAACAATTTGCATGAagctgaaaattattttaagaaatgtatacaattgtgTCCAGAAAGAGAAGATTTGTACAAGAATCTTCTCGGAGTTTATCAACAGTTAAATAAACGTGGAGATGCATCAAATGTTTTCATATCATtaggtgatttatttttgaaaaaatctgaTCTAGAAAACGCAAGAAATGCATTTACATCtgctttgtttttaaatccTATAAATACTGATGGTCATTGGAAACTCGGACTTACTTTGCATAAACTAGGTCATTATGAATTGGctataattag gtATAAGAAAGCTGATGAATTGGCACAAAGCTTAGGCCATCTTTCATGTTATTCTGGAGTTAAGAGCAAATGA